From Desulfallas thermosapovorans DSM 6562, the proteins below share one genomic window:
- a CDS encoding recombinase family protein yields MKAVIYARFSSDNQREESITAQVRACTEYCKRKGYTIVKTYTDEARSALTDDRPQFQQMIQDARDGLFDALIIHKLDRFARNRYDSAFYKRELRRAGVKMESVLEHLDDSPESILLESLLEGLAEYYSKNLGREAMKGMKETALQAKHCGGIPPLGLDVGPDRSYMINEHEAKAVRLIFDMYDQGFGYDRIIDELNSFGYRTKRGGPFGKNSLHEILKNEKYIGVYTFNKRQGRTAYGRKNNRRQKPAEEIIRIPGAIPAIIDEALFNRVQERMLKRKQNPERARQKAKTIFLLTGLVFCGVCGTAYIGNTATNNGTRYGYYECGARDRTRTCTNRRIRKNVLEQMALDEIDKIFAPDVRPTLVKKTIDFYHQLYNQSYDEKKYLEKELKRVQTAINNLLRLIEQGQASDALVQQLSRREQEAALLQQDLDRLSARTAITLTQKDVELYFESLYQQFKDKENEELLKQLVQQFVAKVTVFEDEIKVDLKIVLVTIGGGGGS; encoded by the coding sequence TTGAAAGCAGTTATCTACGCCCGATTTTCCAGCGACAACCAGCGGGAAGAAAGCATTACCGCCCAGGTGCGGGCCTGTACGGAATACTGCAAACGCAAGGGTTACACCATCGTAAAAACTTACACCGACGAAGCCCGCTCCGCCCTGACCGACGACCGCCCCCAGTTCCAGCAGATGATCCAGGACGCCCGGGACGGCTTGTTCGATGCTCTAATTATTCACAAACTGGACCGTTTTGCCCGCAACCGCTACGACAGCGCCTTTTATAAGCGGGAACTGCGCCGCGCCGGGGTAAAAATGGAATCCGTTCTGGAACACCTGGACGATTCGCCAGAAAGCATCCTGCTGGAAAGCTTGCTGGAAGGCCTGGCCGAGTATTACAGTAAAAACCTGGGTCGGGAAGCCATGAAAGGGATGAAAGAAACCGCCCTGCAGGCCAAACACTGCGGCGGCATCCCGCCCCTGGGACTGGACGTGGGGCCGGACCGCAGCTACATGATTAACGAACATGAAGCAAAGGCCGTGCGCCTGATTTTTGATATGTATGATCAAGGTTTTGGTTACGACAGGATTATCGACGAATTGAACTCTTTTGGTTACCGCACAAAACGGGGCGGTCCGTTCGGCAAAAACTCTTTGCACGAAATTTTAAAGAACGAAAAATATATCGGCGTCTACACGTTCAACAAACGCCAGGGCAGGACAGCCTACGGGCGCAAAAACAACCGCCGGCAAAAACCGGCGGAAGAGATCATCCGCATCCCCGGTGCCATTCCCGCCATTATCGACGAGGCCTTATTCAACCGGGTGCAGGAAAGAATGCTTAAGCGCAAGCAAAACCCCGAACGGGCCAGGCAGAAAGCCAAAACTATATTTCTGCTCACAGGTTTGGTATTCTGTGGAGTGTGCGGCACCGCTTATATAGGCAATACCGCCACCAACAACGGCACCCGCTACGGGTATTATGAATGCGGGGCCCGGGACCGCACCAGGACCTGCACCAACCGGCGCATCAGGAAAAACGTGCTGGAGCAAATGGCTCTTGATGAAATAGATAAAATCTTTGCCCCGGATGTTCGACCGACGCTGGTTAAGAAAACCATAGATTTTTATCACCAGTTATATAACCAGTCTTATGATGAGAAAAAGTACCTGGAAAAGGAACTCAAGCGAGTTCAAACAGCGATAAACAACCTGCTGCGTTTAATCGAGCAGGGTCAGGCATCGGACGCGCTGGTGCAGCAGTTATCCAGGCGGGAACAGGAAGCGGCTTTGCTGCAGCAGGACTTGGACAGGCTATCCGCCAGGACGGCCATCACGTTGACTCAAAAGGATGTTGAGCTTTACTTTGAAAGCCTGTATCAGCAGTTTAAGGATAAAGAAAACGAGGAGCTGTTAAAGCAACTCGTCCAGCAGTTTGTTGCCAAAGTTACTGTTTTTGAAGATGAGATTAAGGTTGATTTAAAAATAGTTTTG
- a CDS encoding ImmA/IrrE family metallo-endopeptidase: protein MFLYKEARKLAKSGEKPLDIARSLGIKVLFAPFRKIKGLAMSLGNKRIIAINNGLSEAEQQFVCGHELGHFLLHPSTNFVFVLHNTFSYSKQEYQANRFSCELILGEKAEDYKCMITEMAASGKLDQLSRFVSEISSMNEEIP from the coding sequence ATGTTTTTGTATAAAGAAGCCAGGAAGCTTGCCAAGAGCGGGGAGAAACCGCTGGATATTGCCCGCAGTCTGGGGATTAAAGTTTTATTCGCCCCGTTTCGAAAAATAAAAGGCCTGGCCATGTCGCTGGGCAACAAAAGAATAATTGCCATTAACAACGGCCTGTCGGAAGCAGAACAGCAATTTGTCTGCGGACACGAACTGGGCCATTTTTTATTGCATCCATCGACAAACTTCGTATTTGTTTTACACAACACGTTTTCGTATTCCAAGCAGGAATACCAGGCCAATCGTTTTTCTTGCGAGCTGATACTCGGTGAGAAGGCGGAAGACTATAAATGCATGATCACTGAAATGGCCGCCTCCGGAAAACTCGACCAGTTGAGCCGGTTCGTCAGCGAAATATCCAGTATGAATGAAGAAATACCATGA
- a CDS encoding helix-turn-helix domain-containing protein, which yields MRNEKFAKRLKEEREKKGWTQEHMAKLLNIKIGTLSGYERNYRTPDLEMTSKIANLLGVSVDYLLGLNDNEAAPWWEKDTPPTDIELDKFIREQPNLRIFGDPLDEEVKDDIMLALRAAWEALKKERAASKQPKGK from the coding sequence GTGCGTAATGAAAAGTTTGCCAAACGGCTCAAAGAGGAAAGGGAAAAAAAAGGCTGGACCCAGGAGCATATGGCCAAATTGCTGAACATTAAAATCGGCACTTTGTCTGGATACGAGCGCAACTACCGGACTCCGGACCTGGAAATGACTAGCAAAATCGCAAATCTACTGGGAGTCTCTGTGGACTACCTGCTGGGGTTGAACGATAATGAAGCGGCCCCCTGGTGGGAAAAAGACACCCCGCCCACCGACATCGAGTTGGATAAATTTATTCGAGAGCAACCCAACCTGCGCATCTTCGGCGATCCCCTTGATGAAGAAGTGAAAGATGATATCATGCTGGCGCTGCGCGCCGCCTGGGAGGCATTAAAAAAAGAAAGAGCCGCTTCCAAGCAGCCCAAAGGAAAGTGA
- a CDS encoding helix-turn-helix domain-containing protein: MHVGKRIKEIRQESGVMAKHVARKAGISLWYLSMIENGKRVPSLEKLEAIADVLGVDVARFFLAHEVSETLNKEQAR, from the coding sequence ATGCATGTTGGTAAGCGGATTAAGGAGATACGCCAGGAATCGGGCGTGATGGCCAAGCATGTGGCCCGCAAAGCGGGTATCTCGCTGTGGTATCTGTCCATGATTGAAAACGGCAAAAGGGTCCCGTCCCTGGAAAAACTGGAGGCCATAGCCGATGTGTTGGGTGTGGATGTAGCCCGGTTTTTTTTAGCCCACGAAGTAAGCGAAACGCTTAATAAGGAACAGGCGAGGTAA